In one window of Blastocatellia bacterium DNA:
- a CDS encoding PLDc N-terminal domain-containing protein: MFGTIWWVAAIILDIFAITHVMNSSRDTFSKIVLIAVILLVPVFAAGIYLLIFRNKGYAV; encoded by the coding sequence ATGTTTGGAACAATATGGTGGGTTGCTGCCATCATCCTCGACATCTTTGCCATCACCCACGTGATGAATTCGAGCCGCGACACCTTTTCGAAGATCGTTTTGATCGCGGTGATTCTGCTGGTGCCGGTCTTCGCCGCGGGGATTTACTTGCTGATCTTCCGCAACAAGGGTTACGCCGTCTGA
- a CDS encoding HYR domain-containing protein, with protein sequence MTTNITCALGGSFRITRVLSNGNTQTSGGVTPQSFGGLTPNSNYSITNIQPTVNGTTYIGPATITGTTGGPGSTITVTLLYQDNTAPTITCPANVTRSNDPNQCGATVNYPAPTASDNCAGLGAISCSPASGSFFPTGTTSVTCTVRDAANNPASCSFSVTVNDTQAPTITCPANVMQSTDPGQCNAVVNYAAPTVTDNCPSSATPTCSPAAGSSFAKGTTTVNCTVTDASGNSAGCSFTVTVVDEQAPTITCPGNIMTTTDPGQCSAKVNYTAQAMDNCPGVMVVCNPPSGSTFNKGTTAVTCTATDASGKTASCAFTVAVADKEKPTIACPPNQTAFQDSAFGATVNYPAPTVHDNCPGVTSQCVPPSGSVFPLGATPVTCTATDTSGNTASCSFTVTVVPPPSTAGAKVTGGGSILAGGKATFGLTAMASSPTTAQGNVTYQDHATGMTVKSTAITAVVVAGTHARIFGKATINGAGLFDFVVDVDDIGEPGTSDTFAIQISNGYAAGGLLTGGNIQLH encoded by the coding sequence GTGACGACCAACATCACCTGCGCGCTGGGCGGCTCGTTCCGCATCACTCGCGTACTATCGAACGGCAACACGCAGACCAGCGGCGGAGTGACGCCGCAAAGCTTTGGCGGGCTTACGCCGAATTCAAACTACTCGATCACCAACATTCAGCCGACGGTCAACGGGACGACTTACATCGGCCCCGCGACCATCACAGGCACGACCGGCGGGCCGGGCAGCACAATAACGGTGACGTTGCTTTATCAAGATAACACCGCCCCGACGATCACCTGCCCGGCTAACGTCACGCGGTCGAACGACCCGAACCAGTGCGGCGCGACCGTGAACTATCCGGCGCCGACCGCAAGCGATAACTGTGCGGGGCTGGGCGCCATCAGTTGCTCTCCGGCTTCGGGATCATTCTTCCCCACCGGCACGACCAGCGTGACTTGCACGGTGCGCGACGCAGCCAACAATCCGGCCAGTTGCTCATTCAGCGTCACGGTGAATGACACTCAGGCGCCGACCATCACCTGCCCTGCTAATGTCATGCAGTCCACCGACCCGGGGCAGTGTAATGCAGTCGTCAACTACGCTGCTCCGACTGTAACCGACAACTGTCCGTCCAGCGCGACACCGACTTGCTCGCCCGCTGCGGGAAGCTCTTTCGCGAAGGGCACGACGACGGTCAACTGTACGGTGACCGACGCCTCGGGTAACTCCGCCGGTTGCAGCTTTACGGTGACGGTCGTAGATGAGCAAGCGCCGACAATTACCTGTCCGGGCAACATCATGACAACGACTGATCCCGGCCAGTGCTCGGCCAAAGTCAATTACACAGCACAGGCAATGGACAACTGTCCCGGCGTGATGGTCGTCTGTAATCCGCCGTCGGGCTCGACCTTCAACAAGGGGACGACCGCGGTCACCTGCACGGCGACCGATGCGTCAGGCAAGACCGCGTCCTGCGCCTTCACTGTGGCGGTCGCCGATAAGGAAAAACCGACTATCGCCTGCCCGCCGAATCAGACGGCCTTCCAGGATTCGGCTTTCGGGGCGACGGTCAACTATCCCGCGCCGACCGTACATGACAACTGTCCCGGCGTCACATCGCAGTGTGTGCCGCCTTCCGGGTCTGTCTTCCCGCTGGGCGCAACGCCTGTGACCTGCACGGCGACCGACACCAGCGGCAATACGGCGTCGTGCAGCTTCACGGTGACGGTCGTGCCGCCACCTAGCACGGCGGGGGCTAAGGTGACGGGCGGCGGCTCGATTCTCGCGGGCGGTAAAGCGACCTTCGGGCTGACGGCAATGGCTTCGTCGCCGACCACCGCGCAGGGCAACGTGACCTATCAAGATCATGCCACCGGCATGACCGTCAAGAGCACGGCCATCACAGCGGTCGTCGTCGCGGGGACACACGCCCGCATTTTCGGAAAAGCAACGATCAATGGCGCGGGGCTATTCGATTTCGTCGTTGACGTAGACGACATCGGCGAGCCCGGAACCAGCGACACGTTCGCGATTCAAATCAGCAATGGCTATGCTGCCGGCGGCCTGTTGACCGGAGGCAATATCCAGCTCCACTGA
- a CDS encoding response regulator, whose protein sequence is MKEKACILIADDSMDNCTMMTALLGHVGYAVETARTAAAALRLAQDKACDLYVIDSYFTDARGTDLCRQIRALDPLAPVIFYSTAYGKAEAEAALQAGARAYVVKPDIDGLLRTIARLLDQRGKDADPALFLFN, encoded by the coding sequence TTGAAGGAGAAGGCCTGTATATTGATTGCTGATGACAGCATGGACAACTGCACGATGATGACGGCTCTGCTAGGGCATGTGGGCTACGCCGTAGAAACGGCGCGCACCGCCGCCGCCGCCTTACGGCTGGCGCAGGACAAAGCGTGCGACCTCTACGTCATCGATAGCTACTTCACGGACGCGCGCGGCACCGACCTGTGCCGGCAGATTCGCGCCCTCGACCCTCTGGCGCCGGTGATCTTCTATTCGACAGCTTATGGCAAGGCCGAGGCCGAAGCGGCCTTGCAGGCAGGGGCGCGCGCCTACGTCGTCAAGCCTGACATTGACGGGCTACTGCGCACGATTGCGCGACTGCTCGATCAAAGGGGCAAGGACGCCGACCCCGCGCTCTTTCTCTTTAACTGA
- a CDS encoding tetratricopeptide repeat protein, which produces MTNSASILMQQVMKAGGGGKARRRDWLTWRRWLPLFVLVLTFAAYAGTLGYQFVYDDTEQIIRNPQLLSWHYAPRFFVEHVWGHQNPNPIGNYYRPLFLLWLLVNRMLFGLNPFWWHLTTVGLHLGVTFMVYRLARRLVGEPTTAAIAALLFGLHPVHIEAVAWISGVTEPLMACMLIASFLCYLNQRDGPAHAGRWRAASLLFYGLAMLAKETALVLPLLILAYEWATAGADAAASVAAAPPVACLKDRLIDSVRRVAPYLALTVIYLVVRAVVLKGLAHPSMHLSLATTLLTWPAVLWFYVKLLIWPVGLSVFYDTPYVSAPGLRNFLVPLMALTATAAFLWQWSRRTPVVRLAVAWLVLPILPVLNVAVFYDGELAHDRYLYVPSVGFVILLAVAARRLVAGSAKLLGQPALQVLGIFTLVCVLNQATVTQAVYWADNLSLYSRGAAIAPNNFLALNNLGSALAKQRKFEEAIGLYLQALERRPLYWSSNCNLAYSYYALGKYAEAERYLLRAMEIYPRNVRQYFCLGLIQMKLGRLENASAMIGHAIELQPQEPDYHYGLGLVLKQQGNLTAALTELNAELIIGPDHPGVREEIAAIEAQLRSGSAGESSPSNPPAEPEFRNLD; this is translated from the coding sequence ATGACAAACAGCGCCAGTATCCTGATGCAGCAGGTGATGAAAGCAGGCGGCGGCGGCAAGGCCAGGCGGCGCGACTGGCTGACCTGGCGCCGCTGGCTCCCCTTGTTCGTCCTGGTCTTGACGTTTGCTGCCTATGCCGGGACGCTCGGCTATCAGTTCGTCTATGATGACACAGAGCAGATCATCAGAAACCCGCAACTGCTTTCCTGGCACTACGCGCCGCGCTTCTTTGTCGAGCATGTATGGGGGCATCAAAATCCGAATCCCATCGGCAACTACTACCGTCCGCTGTTCCTCCTGTGGCTGCTGGTCAACCGCATGCTGTTTGGGCTGAATCCTTTCTGGTGGCACCTGACGACGGTCGGGCTTCACCTCGGCGTGACCTTTATGGTCTACAGGCTGGCGCGTCGGCTGGTCGGCGAGCCGACGACAGCGGCCATCGCGGCGCTGCTGTTCGGCCTCCATCCGGTTCACATTGAAGCGGTGGCCTGGATTTCAGGAGTGACCGAGCCGTTGATGGCCTGCATGCTGATTGCCAGTTTTCTCTGCTATCTCAATCAGCGCGACGGCCCGGCACACGCCGGGCGCTGGCGGGCGGCCTCACTGCTGTTCTATGGCCTGGCGATGCTGGCAAAAGAGACGGCGCTGGTGTTGCCTCTGCTCATCCTCGCCTACGAATGGGCGACGGCGGGAGCCGACGCTGCGGCGTCGGTTGCTGCCGCGCCGCCGGTCGCTTGCTTAAAGGATCGCTTGATCGACTCCGTCAGGCGGGTGGCGCCCTATCTGGCGCTGACGGTCATCTACCTGGTGGTGCGCGCCGTTGTCCTCAAGGGGTTGGCGCACCCGTCAATGCATCTCTCGCTAGCGACGACTCTGCTCACCTGGCCCGCGGTGTTGTGGTTCTATGTGAAGCTGCTGATCTGGCCCGTGGGCTTAAGCGTCTTCTACGATACGCCGTATGTCAGCGCCCCCGGTCTGCGGAATTTTCTGGTGCCGTTGATGGCCCTGACCGCCACTGCCGCGTTCCTGTGGCAGTGGTCAAGGCGGACGCCAGTGGTGCGCCTGGCGGTCGCCTGGCTGGTGCTGCCCATCTTGCCTGTATTGAACGTGGCGGTCTTCTACGATGGCGAGTTGGCCCATGACCGCTATCTGTACGTGCCCTCGGTCGGCTTTGTCATCCTCCTGGCCGTCGCCGCCCGTCGCCTGGTCGCCGGCTCAGCCAAGCTCTTGGGCCAGCCGGCCTTGCAGGTGCTCGGCATCTTTACCCTGGTTTGCGTGCTCAATCAAGCAACCGTGACGCAAGCGGTTTACTGGGCGGATAACCTCTCGCTCTACTCCAGGGGGGCCGCCATCGCGCCGAACAATTTTCTAGCGCTCAATAATCTCGGCAGCGCCCTGGCGAAACAGCGTAAATTCGAAGAGGCCATCGGCCTGTACCTCCAGGCGCTTGAGCGCAGGCCGCTCTACTGGTCATCGAACTGTAACCTGGCTTACAGTTACTACGCGCTCGGCAAGTACGCGGAGGCGGAACGATACCTGCTGCGCGCCATGGAGATTTATCCACGCAACGTGCGGCAATACTTCTGCCTCGGCCTGATCCAAATGAAGCTGGGGCGGTTGGAAAACGCGTCGGCGATGATCGGCCATGCCATCGAGTTGCAGCCACAAGAACCGGACTACCACTATGGACTTGGCCTGGTGCTCAAGCAGCAAGGCAACCTGACGGCGGCGCTGACTGAACTGAATGCCGAACTCATCATCGGTCCCGATCATCCGGGCGTGCGGGAGGAGATCGCTGCCATCGAAGCCCAATTGCGGAGCGGTTCGGCGGGCGAATCAAGTCCATCCAATCCGCCCGCCGAACCGGAGTTCCGCAACCTCGACTGA
- a CDS encoding amidohydrolase family protein, translating into MKKSKLAESASRARRAVRRFVQKSEFDEEMNLNLPIPTQVVSNEEYLPYPQTDEQKRVQHNLIGLADHNAKLLGVTRRQFLQTSGGMATAFMAMNSVFGKFFDVEASEMIEPAAYDEKWPKNQFIFDIQTHHVSSGRQVLPLLGYRKVAERWNPDLKGHAHKMEDLYLANYIKEIFLDSDTLVAVISGFPSPTDNSNILPPPDMIETRAKINGLAASRRIVSHGLFSPDLGAPNMENMHRQAEQLKIEAWKGYTGQGLGPTKEGWWLDDEKIAYPTFEYARKTGIKLICVHKGLPLPGFNVEHCNPRDVPKAAADFPDLTFILYHSGFKGLESAQEIIKAFQTGDLKVTGDPLKDGYVAWVSDICAARKKNPKMKNVYMEIGSTFGMLAITNPMLCCHVLGMLIDAFGDDHVLWGTDSIWWGSPQWQIEAFRRIQMPAELMKQFGWKPLTPETKNKIFGLNAARVYGVDVKAKLHAIPNDYVTKLKAEYRNDGGQRSNTQYGWVYGS; encoded by the coding sequence GTGAAGAAAAGCAAGCTCGCTGAGTCGGCTTCGCGCGCCCGCCGCGCCGTGCGCCGGTTCGTGCAAAAGTCTGAGTTCGATGAAGAGATGAATCTCAACCTGCCGATCCCGACGCAGGTGGTTTCAAACGAAGAGTATCTGCCCTATCCGCAGACCGACGAGCAGAAGCGCGTACAGCACAACTTGATCGGCCTGGCCGACCACAACGCCAAGCTGCTCGGCGTCACGCGCCGCCAGTTCCTGCAAACCTCGGGCGGCATGGCGACGGCCTTCATGGCGATGAATTCGGTCTTCGGCAAATTCTTCGATGTCGAGGCCAGCGAGATGATCGAGCCGGCGGCCTACGACGAGAAGTGGCCGAAGAATCAGTTCATCTTCGACATCCAGACGCACCATGTCTCGTCGGGCCGTCAGGTCTTGCCGCTGCTCGGCTATCGCAAAGTCGCCGAGCGCTGGAACCCCGACCTCAAGGGCCACGCGCACAAGATGGAAGACCTCTACCTGGCCAACTACATCAAAGAGATTTTCCTGGACAGCGATACGCTGGTGGCGGTGATTTCGGGCTTCCCGTCGCCGACGGACAACTCGAACATCCTGCCGCCGCCCGACATGATCGAAACGCGCGCCAAGATCAATGGCCTGGCGGCATCGCGCCGCATCGTCTCGCACGGGCTGTTTTCGCCGGACCTCGGCGCACCCAACATGGAGAACATGCACCGGCAAGCCGAGCAGTTGAAGATCGAGGCGTGGAAGGGCTACACCGGTCAGGGGCTCGGGCCGACGAAAGAGGGCTGGTGGCTGGACGATGAAAAGATCGCCTATCCCACCTTCGAGTACGCCCGCAAAACCGGCATCAAGCTGATCTGCGTCCACAAGGGACTGCCGCTGCCCGGCTTCAACGTCGAACACTGCAACCCGCGTGACGTGCCGAAAGCGGCGGCGGATTTCCCAGACCTGACCTTCATCCTCTACCACTCGGGCTTCAAGGGACTCGAAAGCGCTCAGGAGATCATCAAGGCGTTCCAGACCGGCGACCTGAAGGTCACCGGCGACCCGCTGAAAGACGGCTACGTCGCGTGGGTGAGCGACATCTGCGCGGCGCGCAAGAAGAACCCGAAGATGAAGAACGTCTACATGGAGATCGGCTCGACATTTGGCATGCTGGCGATTACCAACCCGATGCTCTGCTGCCACGTCCTCGGCATGTTGATCGATGCCTTCGGCGACGACCATGTGCTGTGGGGCACCGATTCGATCTGGTGGGGCTCGCCGCAATGGCAGATCGAAGCCTTCCGCCGCATCCAGATGCCCGCGGAGCTGATGAAGCAATTCGGCTGGAAGCCGCTGACGCCAGAGACCAAGAATAAAATCTTCGGGCTGAACGCGGCGCGTGTGTATGGGGTTGATGTGAAGGCGAAGCTGCACGCCATCCCGAATGATTACGTGACGAAGCTCAAGGCCGAGTACCGCAACGACGGCGGGCAACGGTCGAACACACAGTACGGCTGGGTCTACGGCAGCTAG
- a CDS encoding di-heme oxidoredictase family protein translates to MRILKIAVFLFFALWLVLPMVRTHVVRGQVSSNPDSVDSDAALKSLPACITGRNGPPEANTGFDDQSIDQNFVSDFAHHQDQLTFEAVDFITDGLGPVYNAQSCRECHQNTLTGGISQVNELRAAIKTSDPNTTIDPTVVIKDDAGTERFISDRSLINDRAICPAGKLLFTQLPDGSFFNHKDAQAQERVDNIVNSNHKPVPEEDIVTTFRTSLNLLGDGLVEAVNSNDLQNIANGQPVNMRGTLIPVKVLEAPGDPVFRIGRFGWKNQQASLLSFSSDAYLNEMGITNRLDPDGLGPGVDVTPVCDDVPQPNHNAIEDEENDIDSFARFMRATKAPPRAPHCEICPNPDPVIQKGFQLFGEMKCTVCHVQTLFTQPVGTWINGNTFQIPPGLGCRQFHPFGDFLLHDLGTIDITQGLAPANRVRTAPLWGVRTRDRLMHDGASLTFVDAIRRHHNQAQVSFDAFFDPNRPDSDRAAVIAFLKSL, encoded by the coding sequence ATGCGGATCCTGAAGATAGCTGTATTCCTCTTCTTCGCGCTCTGGCTGGTTCTGCCGATGGTTAGAACGCATGTCGTCAGAGGGCAGGTCAGCAGCAACCCTGACTCGGTTGATTCGGACGCGGCGCTCAAATCTTTGCCTGCCTGTATAACGGGTAGAAATGGCCCTCCCGAGGCCAATACAGGGTTTGACGACCAGTCGATTGACCAGAATTTCGTCAGCGACTTTGCGCACCATCAGGACCAGCTGACCTTTGAAGCCGTAGACTTTATCACCGATGGGCTGGGGCCGGTCTACAATGCCCAGTCTTGCCGCGAGTGCCACCAAAACACCCTCACCGGCGGCATCAGCCAGGTCAATGAGCTGCGGGCGGCGATCAAGACCTCAGACCCCAACACCACCATTGATCCCACGGTCGTCATCAAAGATGATGCCGGCACCGAACGCTTCATCAGCGACCGCTCGCTGATCAATGACCGGGCGATCTGCCCGGCAGGCAAGTTGCTCTTCACCCAACTGCCGGACGGGTCGTTCTTCAATCACAAAGACGCGCAAGCCCAGGAGCGTGTCGATAACATTGTCAACAGCAACCACAAACCGGTTCCTGAGGAAGACATTGTCACCACCTTCCGCACCTCGCTGAACCTGCTTGGCGATGGCCTGGTCGAGGCGGTCAACAGCAACGATCTGCAAAACATCGCCAATGGCCAGCCGGTGAATATGCGGGGCACGTTGATTCCGGTCAAGGTGCTTGAAGCGCCCGGCGATCCGGTCTTTCGTATCGGTCGCTTCGGCTGGAAGAACCAGCAGGCCAGCTTGCTGTCGTTTTCCAGCGATGCCTATCTCAACGAGATGGGCATCACCAATCGCCTCGATCCCGACGGCCTCGGCCCCGGCGTCGATGTTACGCCGGTCTGCGACGACGTGCCGCAGCCGAACCACAACGCCATTGAAGATGAAGAGAACGACATCGATAGCTTTGCGCGTTTCATGCGGGCGACGAAAGCGCCGCCGCGGGCGCCGCATTGCGAGATTTGCCCGAACCCAGACCCGGTGATTCAAAAGGGCTTTCAGCTGTTTGGTGAGATGAAATGCACCGTCTGCCATGTGCAAACGCTGTTCACCCAGCCGGTGGGCACATGGATCAACGGCAATACGTTTCAGATCCCGCCGGGGCTGGGTTGCCGCCAGTTCCATCCCTTTGGGGACTTCTTGCTGCACGACCTGGGGACGATTGACATCACGCAGGGCTTGGCGCCGGCCAACCGTGTGCGCACGGCGCCGCTCTGGGGGGTGCGCACACGCGACCGTCTGATGCACGACGGGGCGTCGCTCACCTTCGTGGATGCCATCCGCCGTCACCACAATCAGGCACAGGTCTCCTTTGACGCCTTTTTCGATCCCAACCGTCCCGACAGTGATCGAGCGGCGGTCATCGCCTTCCTGAAATCGCTATGA
- a CDS encoding VWA domain-containing protein, producing MHKLTLSLAIYLLMSLIPLPESFHHSYANSGAAQQPTQQTKPTQQAKPSPNPQPPPPAQDQDAPVRLSSRLVMVPVSASDLEGQPVKDLKAEDIVIEEEGRPQQVVALGEPGKTPVEIALLFDVSGSTHGQFAFEQRAAEQFIKEVLKPGDGVSLFSIGMTPKMVKARTTSGDEAIAGIRAMGSSKEPTAFFDAIVEATHYLSQSAESGSRRVLVVISDGEENYSTRFKLADAQRELQKNDCLFYAINPSGGGIRLNTISIKGQRSLEAMAAETGGEAFNLLKVEDLEAVFRQIANELQAQYLFGYYATDVPGGDFKRITVRAPRRPNLRIRARQGYYTTKP from the coding sequence TTGCATAAACTTACATTAAGCCTTGCGATCTACCTTTTGATGAGCTTGATTCCGCTGCCGGAATCGTTTCATCACAGTTACGCTAACTCGGGCGCCGCTCAGCAACCGACGCAACAGACCAAACCGACGCAACAGGCCAAACCTTCGCCCAACCCACAACCGCCGCCGCCGGCTCAGGATCAGGATGCGCCCGTTCGCCTCAGTTCGCGGCTGGTGATGGTCCCGGTATCGGCTTCGGACTTGGAGGGCCAGCCGGTCAAAGACCTGAAAGCCGAAGACATCGTCATTGAAGAAGAAGGACGCCCGCAGCAGGTCGTCGCGCTCGGCGAGCCGGGCAAGACGCCCGTCGAGATTGCCCTGCTCTTCGACGTGTCGGGCAGCACTCACGGGCAGTTCGCTTTCGAGCAGCGGGCGGCAGAGCAGTTTATCAAAGAGGTGCTCAAGCCGGGTGATGGCGTGTCGCTGTTTTCCATCGGCATGACGCCGAAGATGGTCAAGGCGCGCACCACCAGCGGCGACGAAGCCATCGCCGGCATCCGCGCTATGGGGTCTTCGAAGGAGCCGACCGCTTTCTTCGACGCCATTGTTGAAGCCACGCATTACCTGAGCCAGAGCGCCGAATCCGGCAGCCGGCGCGTGCTGGTCGTCATCTCTGATGGCGAAGAGAACTACAGCACGCGCTTTAAGCTCGCCGACGCGCAGCGCGAGTTGCAGAAGAACGATTGCCTCTTCTACGCCATCAACCCGAGCGGCGGCGGCATTCGCCTCAACACCATCAGCATCAAAGGGCAGCGTTCGCTCGAAGCCATGGCGGCAGAGACCGGCGGCGAGGCGTTCAACCTGCTCAAAGTCGAAGACCTCGAAGCCGTCTTTCGCCAGATTGCCAACGAGCTACAGGCACAATACCTTTTCGGCTATTACGCCACGGATGTGCCGGGCGGCGACTTCAAGCGCATCACCGTGCGCGCCCCCCGACGCCCAAACCTGCGCATACGCGCTCGTCAGGGCTACTATACGACGAAGCCTTAG
- a CDS encoding Crp/Fnr family transcriptional regulator, translated as MTDPTPPGNGIENRILLNLAAAEREQLLPLLEPVHLGFGQVLYNIGAVIDFVYFHNRGMSSLISYTQEGGRIEVGMVGYEGVTGLQAFLGTGISEHYAVMQLADDGLRMAAEPFKQACAALPSLQTVMLRYTQAMMTQFAQSVVCARFHSIEQRLCRWLLTSQDTVRSDEIRLTQEFLAAMLGVNRPGVTLAARLLQTAGLIDYRRGLIVILDRQGLEAASCECYAMIAAAFRWLFAA; from the coding sequence ATGACGGACCCGACACCGCCCGGCAACGGCATCGAGAACCGCATCCTGCTCAACCTCGCGGCGGCAGAGCGCGAGCAATTGCTGCCGTTGCTCGAACCTGTCCACCTGGGTTTCGGGCAGGTGCTTTATAACATCGGCGCGGTCATCGATTTCGTTTACTTTCACAACCGCGGCATGAGCTCGCTGATCTCTTACACGCAAGAGGGCGGCAGGATCGAAGTCGGCATGGTCGGCTACGAAGGCGTCACCGGCTTGCAGGCGTTTTTGGGCACAGGCATCTCCGAACATTACGCGGTGATGCAACTGGCCGATGACGGCCTGCGCATGGCTGCCGAGCCGTTCAAGCAGGCGTGCGCCGCGTTGCCGTCATTGCAAACCGTGATGCTGCGCTACACGCAGGCGATGATGACACAGTTCGCACAGTCGGTCGTCTGCGCGCGCTTCCATTCCATCGAGCAGCGGTTGTGCCGCTGGCTGTTGACCAGCCAGGACACCGTGCGCTCGGACGAAATCCGCCTGACCCAGGAATTCCTGGCGGCGATGCTCGGGGTCAATCGCCCCGGCGTGACCCTGGCCGCCCGCCTGTTGCAAACCGCCGGCTTGATCGATTACCGGCGCGGATTGATTGTCATCCTCGACCGCCAGGGCTTAGAGGCCGCCTCGTGCGAATGTTACGCCATGATTGCCGCCGCTTTTCGCTGGCTATTCGCCGCCTGA
- a CDS encoding S8 family serine peptidase, whose protein sequence is MTTLCLVALAAMPMPSPRARAADGDVLETFQGYLDPAPRGIDARYAWTLPGGRGENVRICDIEYNWNLTHNDLAGATANLFVYVKGLNPLPDQAINEASWNHGTAVIGELVAADNGIGITGIAHRAQLGLINPLTDSNTPDVAAAIRRATAAMEAGDVLLLEQQSIQGPHFDPSTGRGLAPIEVEPDIFNAIKAATAKGIIVVESAGNGSEDLDHSSYEGKFDRNKRDSGAILVGAGLPEGGVYGPGPDRTRTSESNYGSAVDLQGWGRYITTTGYGDLRHEQGENNWYTIDFGATSGATAMVAGAAALLESIVKERGQSPLSPTELRQLLRATGTPQVGDLSRHIGPRPDLRAAIAALDGQPTGPLPVISEVHMKGQGGKLIVDGEHFAVGDSIIEINGQTAGKLKYPAGFILANGQITRLMTKADVTDLLPAGVDVAVTVYTRSTGLRSEPFTFRR, encoded by the coding sequence TTGACAACCCTTTGCCTCGTGGCGCTCGCCGCGATGCCGATGCCGTCGCCGCGGGCGCGGGCCGCGGACGGCGATGTGCTCGAAACCTTTCAGGGCTATCTCGACCCGGCACCGCGCGGCATAGACGCGCGCTATGCCTGGACATTGCCCGGCGGGCGCGGCGAAAACGTCCGCATCTGTGATATTGAATACAACTGGAACCTGACGCATAACGACCTCGCCGGCGCAACCGCAAACCTGTTTGTCTATGTCAAAGGGCTCAACCCGCTGCCCGACCAGGCGATCAACGAAGCGAGCTGGAATCACGGCACGGCGGTCATCGGCGAGCTGGTGGCCGCCGATAACGGCATCGGCATCACCGGCATCGCGCACCGCGCCCAGCTCGGATTGATCAACCCGCTGACGGACAGCAATACGCCGGACGTCGCCGCCGCCATCCGTCGCGCCACCGCGGCGATGGAAGCGGGCGATGTGTTGTTGCTCGAACAGCAGTCGATTCAGGGGCCGCACTTCGACCCGTCAACCGGACGCGGGCTGGCGCCCATCGAAGTTGAGCCCGACATCTTTAACGCCATCAAAGCGGCGACCGCCAAAGGCATCATCGTCGTCGAATCGGCGGGCAATGGCTCGGAAGACCTGGATCATTCATCTTACGAGGGCAAGTTTGACCGCAATAAGCGCGACTCGGGAGCCATCCTGGTTGGCGCAGGGTTGCCGGAAGGCGGCGTCTACGGGCCGGGGCCGGATCGCACGCGAACCAGTGAATCGAATTATGGCTCCGCCGTCGATCTGCAAGGCTGGGGACGCTACATCACGACCACAGGGTATGGCGACCTGCGCCACGAACAGGGTGAGAACAACTGGTACACGATTGACTTTGGCGCGACCTCCGGGGCGACGGCGATGGTGGCGGGCGCGGCGGCCTTGCTTGAGAGCATCGTCAAAGAGCGCGGCCAGTCGCCCTTGTCGCCGACGGAATTGCGGCAATTGCTTAGAGCCACCGGCACGCCGCAGGTCGGCGACCTGAGCCGTCACATCGGCCCGCGCCCGGACCTGCGCGCGGCCATCGCGGCGCTTGACGGCCAGCCCACAGGCCCTCTGCCGGTGATCTCCGAAGTGCATATGAAAGGCCAGGGCGGCAAGCTCATCGTTGACGGCGAGCATTTTGCGGTCGGCGATTCAATCATCGAGATCAACGGCCAGACGGCGGGCAAGCTCAAGTACCCGGCGGGCTTCATCCTCGCCAATGGCCAGATCACTCGGCTGATGACCAAAGCAGATGTGACCGATCTGCTGCCGGCGGGCGTTGATGTCGCGGTGACGGTCTATACGCGCAGCACAGGGTTACGCTCGGAGCCATTCACCTTCCGCCGCTAG